One segment of Balneolaceae bacterium DNA contains the following:
- the mce gene encoding methylmalonyl-CoA epimerase, producing MDLKIEHIGIAVSNLEEAIDSYERLLNTPCYKREEVESQKVDTAFFATGDSKVELLGATADDSPVARFLEKRGEGMHHVAFEVEDIHAQLERLRAEGFTLLNEEPVEGADNKWVAFVHPKDNHGVLVELCQDRG from the coding sequence CCTGGAGGAGGCCATCGATAGTTACGAACGGCTCCTGAACACGCCCTGCTACAAGCGGGAGGAGGTGGAGAGTCAGAAGGTGGACACCGCCTTCTTCGCCACAGGCGACTCGAAGGTGGAACTGCTGGGTGCTACGGCGGACGACTCGCCCGTGGCCCGCTTTTTGGAGAAGAGGGGCGAGGGCATGCACCACGTGGCCTTCGAGGTGGAGGACATTCACGCCCAGCTGGAGCGCCTGCGCGCGGAGGGATTCACCTTGTTGAACGAGGAGCCGGTGGAGGGTGCCGACAACAAGTGGGTGGCCTTTGTGCACCCGAAGGACAACCACGGAGTACTGGTGGAACTGTGCCAGGACCGGGGCTAA